From the genome of Bos taurus isolate L1 Dominette 01449 registration number 42190680 breed Hereford chromosome 2, ARS-UCD2.0, whole genome shotgun sequence, one region includes:
- the CRYBA2 gene encoding beta-crystallin A2, producing the protein MSSAPAQGPAPASLTLWDEEDFQGRRCRLLSDCANIGERGGLRRVRSVKVENGAWVAFEYPDFQGQQFILEKGDYPRWSAWSGSAGHHSDQLLSFRPVLCANHSDSRVTLFEGENFQGCKFELNDDYPSLPSMGWASKDVGSLKVSSGAWVAYQYPGYRGYQYVLERDHHSGEFRNYSEFGTQAHTGQLQSIRRVQH; encoded by the exons ATGAGCAGCGCCCCGGCGCAGGGTCCCGCGCCCGCCAGCCTCACGCTCTGGGATGAGGAGGACTTCCAGGGCCGCCGCTGCAGGCTGCTGAGTGACTGCGCCAACATCGGCGAGCGCGGAGGCCTGCGCCGGGTGCGCTCGGTCAAGGTGGAAAATGGCGC TTGGGTGGCCTTTGAGTACCCTGACTTCCAAGGACAGCAGTTCATTCTAGAGAAGGGTGACTATCCTCGCTGGAGTGCCTGGAGCGGCAGTGCCGGCCACCACAGCGACCAGCTGCTCTCCTTCCGGCCAGTGCTCTGCGCG AACCACAGTGACAGTCGTGTGACACTGTTTGAGGGGGAAAACTTCCAGGGCTGCAAGTTTGAACTCAATGATGACTACCCATCCCTGCCTTCCATGGGCTGGGCCAGCAAGGATGTGGGTTCCCTCAAAGTCAGCTCTGGAGC GTGGGTGGCCTACCAGTATCCGGGCTACCGGGGCTACCAGTATGTGTTGGAGCGGGACCACCACAGTGGGGAGTTCCGTAACTACAGCGAATTCGGCACGCAGGCCCACACCGGGCAGCTGCAGTCCATCCGGAGAGTCCAGCACTAA
- the FEV gene encoding protein FEV: MRQSGASQPLLINMYLPDPVGDGLFKEGKSPGWGPLSPAVQKGSGQIQLWQFLLELLADRANAGCIAWEGGHGEFKLTDPDEVARRWGERKSKPNMNYDKLSRALRYYYDKNIMSKVHGKRYAYRFDFQGLAQACQPPPAHAHAAAAAAAAAAAAAAQDGALYKLPAGLAPLPFPGLSKLNLMAASAGVAPAGFSYWPGPGPAATAAATAALYPSPGLQPPPGPFGAVAAASHLGGHYH; encoded by the exons ATGAGACAGAGCGGCGCCTCCCAGCCCCTGCTGATCAACATGTACCTGCCAG ATCCCGTCGGAGACGGTCTCTTCAAGGAAGGAAAGAGCCCGGGTTGGGGACCGCTGAGCCCAGCGGTACAGAAAG GCAGCGGCCAGATCCAGTTATGGCAGTTTCTGCTGGAGCTGCTGGCTGACCGCGCCAACGCCGGCTGCATCGCCTGGGAGGGCGGCCACGGCGAGTTCAAACTCACCGACCCGGACGAGGTGGCGCGGCGCTGGGGCGAGCGCAAGAGCAAGCCCAACATGAACTACGACAAGCTGAGCCGCGCGCTGCGCTATTACTACGACAAGAACATCATGAGCAAGGTGCACGGCAAGCGCTACGCCTACCGCTTCGACTTCCAGGGCCTGGCGCAGGCCTGCCAGCCGCCCCCCGCGCACGCccacgccgccgccgccgccgccgccgccgccgcggccgcgGCCGCCCAGGACGGCGCGCTCTACAAGCTGCCGGCCGGCCTGGCCCCGCTGCCCTTCCCTGGCCTCTCCAAACTCAACCTCATGGCCGCTTCGGCCGGCGTCGCGCCCGCCGGCTTCTCCTACTGGCCGGGCCCGGGCCCCGCCGCCACGGCCGCCGCCACCGCTGCGCTCTACCCCAGCCCGGGCTTGCAGCCCCCGCCCGGGCCTTTCGGCGCGGTGGCCGCGGCCTCGCATCTGGGGGGCCATTACCACTAG